In one window of Ruminococcus albus AD2013 DNA:
- the glgB gene encoding 1,4-alpha-glucan branching protein GlgB: MDKIPQEYEIPLYLFHNGTNYETYRFLGCHKGTKDGNDGYYFRVWAAKARAVSLVGDFNNWDDNATPMQQIEKSEVWEVFIPGLKTYDTYKFSIVGCDGKRRCKADPYGTHMELKPQTGSKIFDIEGYKWKDDKWQEERKTKDVYNCPMNIYEVHLNSWKSCDDGVYYSYTKFANTIIPYLKDMGYTHIEFMPLAEFPFDGSWGYQGIGYYAPTSRFGTPHEFMAMIDLFHQAGISVILDWVPAHFPRDEAGLFEFDGGASYEYADPKKRDHLAWGTRVFDYGRGEVKSFLISNALYWIEQYHIDGLRVDAVASMLYLDYDRRDGEWTPNIYGGHENLEAVQFLRDLNTAVFSRCPTALMIAEESTAWPMVTKPVTDGGLGFNFKWNMGWMNDMLKYMSYDPIDRAFHHDMLTFSFFYAFSENFVLPISHDEVVHGKASLVNKMYGGDVDKKFEQCKLFNAYMMAHPGKKLMFMGTEFAQFREWDYENGLEWFLVDEYENHRNYHAFSKRLNRFYLDHPQFWQKDFDWSGFSWIANDDFRQSIIIFRRFDAEANEVIVLCNFVPVERKSYCFGVPYKGKYTEVFNSASPDGAPMTNGTVKSQDVPMHGFEQSVCIDIPPFACLYFEVKKDGEKKKAAVKKAEHNSDKKKSAKEN, from the coding sequence ATGGATAAAATACCTCAGGAATATGAGATACCTCTATACCTTTTCCATAACGGTACCAACTACGAGACTTACCGTTTTCTCGGCTGCCATAAAGGCACAAAAGACGGGAATGACGGTTATTATTTCAGAGTATGGGCTGCCAAGGCTCGCGCCGTTTCTCTGGTCGGCGATTTCAACAACTGGGACGATAACGCCACACCTATGCAGCAGATCGAAAAATCCGAAGTCTGGGAAGTATTCATTCCCGGTCTGAAGACATACGATACATATAAATTCTCCATAGTCGGCTGTGACGGCAAACGCCGCTGTAAGGCTGACCCCTACGGAACACACATGGAGCTGAAGCCCCAGACGGGTTCTAAGATATTCGATATCGAAGGCTACAAATGGAAAGACGATAAGTGGCAGGAAGAACGCAAGACCAAAGACGTTTACAACTGCCCCATGAATATATATGAGGTTCACCTGAATTCGTGGAAGTCCTGCGATGACGGAGTATACTATTCCTACACCAAATTCGCAAATACGATAATACCTTACCTCAAGGATATGGGCTATACCCATATCGAATTCATGCCCCTGGCAGAATTTCCCTTTGACGGTTCCTGGGGTTATCAGGGCATAGGCTACTATGCACCTACCTCACGTTTCGGCACTCCTCACGAGTTCATGGCGATGATAGACCTCTTCCATCAGGCAGGTATATCCGTTATCCTCGACTGGGTACCCGCACATTTCCCCCGCGACGAAGCAGGTCTGTTTGAATTTGACGGCGGTGCGAGCTATGAGTACGCCGACCCCAAAAAGCGCGACCATCTCGCATGGGGCACAAGAGTATTCGACTACGGCAGAGGCGAAGTCAAGAGCTTCCTCATCTCCAACGCACTTTACTGGATAGAACAGTACCATATCGATGGTCTCCGCGTTGACGCAGTGGCTTCGATGCTGTACCTCGATTATGACAGACGTGACGGCGAATGGACACCCAATATATACGGCGGACATGAAAACCTTGAAGCTGTGCAGTTCCTGCGCGACCTCAATACAGCAGTTTTCTCCAGATGCCCCACAGCACTGATGATAGCCGAAGAATCCACCGCATGGCCGATGGTAACCAAGCCCGTCACCGACGGCGGTCTGGGCTTCAACTTCAAATGGAACATGGGCTGGATGAACGATATGCTCAAATATATGAGCTACGACCCCATAGACAGGGCATTCCATCACGATATGCTGACGTTCTCCTTCTTCTATGCATTCTCGGAGAATTTCGTACTGCCTATATCCCACGATGAAGTAGTACACGGCAAAGCTTCACTGGTAAACAAGATGTACGGCGGAGATGTTGACAAAAAGTTCGAGCAGTGCAAGCTGTTCAATGCATATATGATGGCTCACCCCGGCAAAAAGCTGATGTTCATGGGCACAGAGTTTGCCCAGTTCAGAGAGTGGGACTATGAGAACGGTCTTGAATGGTTCCTTGTAGACGAATACGAGAACCACCGCAATTATCATGCTTTCTCAAAACGTCTCAACCGCTTCTATCTCGACCATCCCCAGTTCTGGCAGAAGGACTTCGACTGGTCTGGCTTCAGCTGGATAGCCAATGACGATTTCAGACAAAGCATAATCATATTCCGCAGATTTGATGCGGAGGCAAACGAAGTCATCGTTCTCTGCAACTTCGTCCCCGTTGAGAGAAAGAGCTACTGCTTCGGCGTGCCGTATAAGGGCAAGTATACCGAGGTATTCAACTCCGCCTCCCCCGACGGCGCACCTATGACCAACGGTACTGTCAAATCGCAGGACGTTCCCATGCACGGCTTTGAACAGTCGGTATGCATAGATATACCGCCTTTTGCCTGCCTGTACTTTGAAGTTAAGAAGGACGGCGAAAAGAAAAAAGCGGCTGTCAAAAAGGCAGAACACAACTCAGATAAGAAAAAATCAGCTAAAGAAAACTAA
- a CDS encoding SpoIIE family protein phosphatase, protein MLLNVKTRSVTPARKRQISKSTATARKWSCRIIAFAGGLLTGLSVTLGFPSFMCGAAASLAGNYSPAVFLGTLLAFMLNRGIEAGIVQICSVLVITAIHFIDPFGDRREEPVYRSLVVSGVLMLFSCVVTAAVPSDFYLASMRMINSLLAGCTVFITMSVRDSAKHSGVFDLTGMNGMFAGMFFIMMVSIFASVNIFAINPGRMLGAFIMLQASRRYRSFGGAVIGALTACGVLVSDPSLARNTLLLATAGLICGVFVRFGRLAAVMSFLVTSLISLVAVGINGDTYHMFADIVTGSILFLIIPADKIKNFSKRISGFQSTPELIGQTTAARLSMAGRTLGEIRRRLDMVTVTMDRNTASRTASSEVRRCVCTDCHSYHLCFEKNENTEKAFDILQFTLDRGDAVTDEQVRQTVLCCDRPVLLAEAFNDLERHIIRDKAENIRIRELRTMLTDQLLSMEDILSDLSYRSSRVQSIDTGLSESVREQLAVMGYKGAKVCVYIDEDLCRRADAFVKGVFSGDIAKLTASVSSILDCDMALPDITEENGMTRISFSELPCFTAEAAVFSASASGEYSGDSYDIFDIGGSEKYILLSDGMGTGKRARLDSSFTVSLSRKLLTSGLSLTTVHRLVSSMLRVKGWEESFATMDIMHLDLCGGRASLLKAGAVNSRLCRDGAVVSLGDTSFPAGILSDCPPDKCEIKLFDGDIIIMNSDGADEDSAQLIAQTAADKTDCDINELVNRLGSMILDRRQGARADDITVIAVRIGTRKD, encoded by the coding sequence ATGCTACTGAATGTTAAAACAAGATCCGTAACTCCTGCCAGAAAAAGGCAGATATCGAAAAGTACGGCAACAGCACGAAAATGGTCATGCCGCATAATTGCTTTTGCGGGCGGTCTCCTGACAGGTCTTTCTGTCACTCTGGGCTTTCCCTCATTTATGTGCGGCGCGGCAGCATCTCTGGCAGGTAACTATTCACCCGCCGTTTTCCTCGGGACGCTGCTGGCTTTTATGCTGAACCGCGGTATCGAAGCAGGTATAGTGCAGATATGCTCCGTGCTTGTGATAACAGCCATACACTTTATCGACCCCTTCGGAGACAGGCGTGAAGAACCCGTCTATCGCTCCCTCGTGGTGTCGGGAGTGCTGATGCTGTTCTCCTGCGTTGTTACTGCCGCTGTGCCTAGCGATTTTTATCTTGCGTCCATGCGCATGATAAATTCTCTGCTGGCAGGCTGTACCGTTTTCATCACAATGTCTGTGCGTGACTCCGCAAAACACAGCGGTGTTTTCGACCTCACAGGCATGAACGGTATGTTCGCGGGAATGTTCTTCATAATGATGGTGAGCATATTCGCTTCGGTGAATATATTCGCCATAAATCCCGGCAGGATGCTCGGCGCATTCATAATGCTTCAGGCATCAAGAAGATACCGCAGTTTCGGCGGTGCAGTCATAGGCGCACTGACAGCCTGCGGCGTACTTGTCAGCGACCCCTCACTTGCAAGAAACACTCTGCTTCTCGCAACGGCAGGGCTGATATGCGGAGTATTCGTCCGCTTCGGCAGACTGGCAGCTGTCATGAGTTTTCTCGTAACTTCCCTGATAAGCCTTGTGGCAGTGGGTATCAACGGCGATACTTACCATATGTTCGCGGATATCGTAACAGGCTCTATCCTGTTTCTTATCATACCCGCCGATAAAATAAAGAATTTCAGCAAGCGAATATCGGGCTTCCAAAGCACCCCCGAACTCATCGGACAGACCACAGCCGCCAGACTTTCAATGGCAGGCAGGACTCTCGGTGAGATACGCCGCCGTCTTGACATGGTCACGGTAACTATGGACAGGAACACCGCTTCCCGCACAGCCTCGTCAGAGGTCAGACGGTGCGTGTGTACCGACTGCCACTCTTATCACCTTTGTTTTGAGAAAAACGAAAACACAGAGAAGGCTTTTGATATCCTTCAATTTACCCTTGACCGCGGCGATGCCGTAACCGATGAACAGGTCAGGCAGACAGTACTGTGCTGTGACAGACCTGTACTTCTTGCCGAAGCTTTCAACGACCTCGAAAGACATATCATACGGGACAAAGCCGAGAATATCCGCATCAGGGAACTGCGGACAATGCTTACCGATCAGCTTCTCTCAATGGAAGATATCCTTTCCGACCTGTCATACCGTTCATCACGGGTGCAGTCAATAGATACAGGACTCTCCGAAAGCGTGCGAGAACAGTTGGCTGTCATGGGATATAAGGGCGCAAAGGTATGCGTCTATATAGACGAAGACCTCTGCCGAAGAGCCGATGCCTTTGTAAAAGGCGTTTTTTCGGGAGATATCGCTAAACTTACAGCATCGGTGTCCTCTATTCTCGATTGCGATATGGCTCTGCCCGATATCACCGAAGAAAACGGCATGACGAGGATATCCTTCTCCGAACTCCCCTGCTTTACCGCGGAAGCCGCAGTTTTCTCGGCATCTGCCAGTGGAGAGTATTCAGGAGACAGTTATGATATCTTTGATATAGGCGGCAGCGAGAAATATATACTCCTGTCCGATGGCATGGGCACAGGCAAACGTGCAAGGCTGGATTCTTCATTCACTGTCAGCCTCAGCCGCAAGCTTCTCACCTCGGGACTTTCTCTCACCACCGTGCACAGGCTGGTATCCTCGATGCTTCGTGTAAAGGGCTGGGAGGAAAGCTTTGCCACCATGGATATAATGCATCTCGACCTCTGCGGAGGACGGGCTTCACTGCTGAAAGCGGGGGCAGTAAACAGCAGGCTGTGCCGTGACGGCGCAGTAGTGTCTCTGGGAGATACTTCATTTCCCGCAGGGATACTGTCTGATTGTCCCCCCGATAAATGCGAGATAAAGCTTTTTGACGGCGACATCATAATAATGAATTCCGACGGTGCGGACGAAGATTCCGCACAGCTGATAGCACAGACTGCGGCAGATAAGACCGACTGCGATATCAACGAACTGGTGAACCGTCTGGGAAGCATGATACTCGACCGCAGACAGGGCGCAAGAGCAGATGATATCACCGTGATCGCGGTGCGTATAGGTACGCGTAAAGATTAA
- the rsmA gene encoding 16S rRNA (adenine(1518)-N(6)/adenine(1519)-N(6))-dimethyltransferase RsmA: MDNLSNIGVIKDVMQRHGFTFSKALGQNFLVNPSVCPRIAEMGNAKPGFGVIEIGTGVGVLTNELAKRADKVVAIEIDERLIPVLEETLAEHDNVKVINADVMKVDLHKLIEEEFDGLEVAVCANLPYYITSPILMMLLEQRLRIRSVTVMVQKEAGTRLCAPVGTRDMGAVTVAVNYFSKPKILFNVSRGSFMPAPNVDSCVVRFDINDTTPEGVTDEAFFFKMVRAAFSQRRKTLVNSVSAGLGTDKHTVTAAVENSGLGANVRPEQLSMEELVRFSEELKKLT, translated from the coding sequence ATGGATAATCTATCGAATATAGGCGTTATAAAAGACGTCATGCAGCGCCACGGCTTTACATTTTCAAAAGCCCTCGGGCAGAACTTTCTGGTAAACCCCTCGGTTTGCCCCCGCATAGCTGAGATGGGCAATGCTAAACCCGGCTTCGGAGTGATAGAGATAGGTACAGGCGTGGGTGTGCTTACAAACGAACTGGCAAAGCGTGCCGATAAGGTGGTCGCCATCGAGATAGATGAACGCCTTATCCCCGTGCTTGAAGAGACCCTCGCCGAACATGATAACGTCAAGGTCATAAATGCAGATGTAATGAAAGTCGATCTGCACAAACTTATCGAGGAAGAATTCGATGGACTGGAAGTCGCTGTATGTGCAAATCTTCCATACTATATAACGTCCCCCATACTCATGATGCTTCTCGAACAGCGTCTGCGGATACGTTCCGTCACTGTTATGGTGCAGAAAGAAGCGGGCACACGCCTGTGCGCACCTGTTGGCACAAGGGATATGGGAGCAGTTACCGTAGCCGTCAACTACTTCTCAAAGCCTAAGATACTCTTCAATGTTTCCCGCGGAAGCTTCATGCCCGCGCCAAACGTTGACAGCTGTGTGGTGCGCTTTGATATCAATGATACCACCCCCGAGGGAGTAACCGACGAAGCCTTTTTCTTCAAAATGGTGAGAGCGGCATTCTCGCAGCGCAGAAAGACCTTGGTGAATTCCGTGTCCGCAGGTCTCGGCACCGATAAGCATACAGTCACCGCCGCCGTGGAAAACAGCGGTCTCGGGGCAAATGTCCGTCCCGAACAGCTATCCATGGAGGAACTGGTGCGTTTCAGCGAGGAACTGAAAAAACTCACGTAA
- the purE gene encoding 5-(carboxyamino)imidazole ribonucleotide mutase gives MKKVAVIMGSDSDFPVVSKACAELKAYGVPYECHVMSAHRTPALAADFADKAKENGFGVIICAAGMAAHLAGVIAGHTTLPVIGIPCKSSNLDGLDALLATVQMPSGIPVATVAIDGAKNAALLAIQMLALSDDGLAEKLEAAKAEMIEGVKAKDAALQEKLAAL, from the coding sequence ATGAAGAAAGTAGCAGTTATCATGGGTTCGGACAGCGATTTTCCTGTGGTATCCAAGGCGTGTGCCGAGCTGAAAGCTTACGGTGTGCCTTATGAATGTCATGTTATGAGCGCCCACAGAACACCTGCCCTTGCCGCTGATTTTGCAGACAAGGCTAAGGAAAACGGATTCGGCGTTATCATCTGTGCGGCAGGTATGGCTGCACATCTGGCAGGAGTTATCGCGGGACACACTACACTGCCTGTTATCGGTATCCCCTGCAAGTCCAGCAATCTTGATGGCCTTGATGCTCTGCTGGCTACTGTACAGATGCCCAGTGGCATACCTGTAGCGACTGTCGCTATCGACGGTGCAAAGAATGCGGCTTTGCTGGCTATACAGATGCTGGCACTCTCCGATGATGGTCTGGCAGAAAAGCTGGAAGCTGCAAAGGCTGAGATGATCGAGGGCGTTAAGGCAAAGGACGCTGCTCTGCAGGAAAAGCTGGCTGCACTGTGA
- a CDS encoding HAD-IA family hydrolase: MSRYKFLLFDLDGTLMDTAPGIFSVVRYTMEKMGLEEPPNMRRFLGPPLFRSMKEFCGLDDERAWEAVRIYREKYPVDGLFDSEKFEGVEDILKELRNDGFVLGVATSKPEPFARSLLEHFDMAKYFTFIGGSGVDGARDTKQEVIEYTLENLGVTDRNSVLMIGDRLHDIVGAKECGLDSVYVLWGYGSREEAEECGADIIVETPADCRSYIISGN; encoded by the coding sequence GTGAGCAGATACAAGTTCCTGCTGTTCGATCTTGACGGCACACTGATGGATACAGCGCCCGGAATATTCAGCGTGGTGAGGTACACCATGGAAAAGATGGGACTGGAAGAACCTCCGAATATGAGAAGATTTCTGGGACCTCCGCTGTTTCGGTCGATGAAGGAATTCTGCGGACTGGACGATGAACGCGCCTGGGAAGCGGTCAGGATATACCGCGAAAAGTATCCTGTGGACGGGCTTTTCGATTCTGAAAAGTTTGAGGGCGTTGAGGATATACTTAAAGAACTCAGAAACGACGGATTCGTCCTCGGAGTTGCTACAAGCAAGCCCGAACCCTTTGCAAGAAGCCTTTTGGAGCATTTCGATATGGCAAAGTATTTCACCTTTATCGGAGGTTCCGGAGTGGACGGTGCAAGGGACACGAAGCAAGAAGTCATCGAGTACACGCTGGAAAATCTTGGCGTTACGGACAGAAACAGCGTGCTTATGATAGGCGACAGGCTCCATGATATCGTGGGAGCCAAGGAATGCGGGCTTGACAGCGTATATGTGCTGTGGGGCTACGGCAGCAGGGAAGAAGCGGAAGAATGCGGCGCTGACATTATCGTGGAAACGCCTGCAGACTGCCGCAGTTATATAATTTCAGGAAATTGA
- a CDS encoding amidophosphoribosyltransferase, translating to MGGFFGAVSANDCIQDVFFGTDYHSHLGTRRGGMTSYAPEIGFQRNIHSIENSPFRTKFEKDVEAMRGKVCIGCISDTDPQPIMVRSTMGLYAICSIGVIHNAKELTEELLLKGCANFETMSSGAINSAGLIGALIAQKDSFVDGIRYAQEKIQGTMSLVLMTEDSIICARDKAGKLPILIGERSDGYCFSFEDFAYQKLGYKTCHELKAGEILKLTKDGYEILSEGTDEMSICTFLWTYYGYPNANYEGVNVEGMRIRNGMIMAENDIKNGRLPDVDYVCGVPDSGTPHAIGYANRSGIPFARPFIKYTPTWPRSFMPTNQSMRNKVAKMKLIPVHEFIEGKKLLFVDDSIVRGTQMRETVEFLYENGAKEVHMRSACPPIMYGCKYLNFSRSTSELELIARQIIDENEGIEGVKYISEYSDTNTERGKYLRDEICRRLKLTSLEFQSVEGTVRAVGRPECGLCTYCWNGKE from the coding sequence ATGGGCGGATTTTTTGGCGCAGTGTCAGCTAACGACTGTATACAGGACGTTTTCTTCGGCACTGACTATCATTCACATCTGGGCACAAGAAGAGGCGGTATGACCTCATATGCGCCCGAAATAGGTTTTCAGAGAAACATTCACAGCATTGAGAACTCACCTTTCAGAACAAAGTTCGAGAAAGACGTTGAGGCTATGCGCGGCAAGGTCTGTATCGGATGTATAAGCGATACAGATCCTCAGCCGATAATGGTAAGGTCTACGATGGGTCTTTATGCTATATGCTCCATCGGCGTTATACATAACGCAAAGGAGCTGACAGAGGAGCTCTTGCTGAAAGGCTGTGCAAACTTTGAGACTATGAGCAGCGGTGCTATCAATTCCGCAGGACTTATCGGTGCGCTGATAGCTCAGAAAGACAGCTTCGTTGACGGTATACGCTACGCTCAGGAGAAGATACAGGGCACTATGTCACTGGTGCTTATGACTGAGGATTCCATCATATGCGCAAGGGACAAGGCAGGCAAGCTGCCTATTCTCATCGGTGAGAGATCGGACGGATACTGCTTCTCATTTGAAGATTTCGCTTACCAGAAGCTGGGCTACAAGACCTGCCATGAGCTGAAAGCAGGCGAGATACTGAAGCTCACCAAGGACGGCTACGAGATACTCTCCGAGGGTACGGACGAAATGAGCATCTGTACTTTCCTCTGGACTTACTACGGCTACCCCAACGCCAACTACGAGGGCGTCAATGTTGAGGGCATGAGAATACGCAACGGCATGATAATGGCGGAGAACGACATCAAGAACGGCAGACTGCCCGATGTTGACTACGTATGCGGCGTTCCCGATTCGGGTACTCCTCACGCTATCGGTTATGCCAACAGGAGCGGTATCCCCTTTGCAAGACCTTTCATAAAGTACACTCCCACATGGCCCAGAAGCTTTATGCCTACAAATCAGTCCATGAGAAACAAGGTAGCTAAGATGAAGCTGATACCCGTTCATGAGTTCATCGAGGGCAAGAAGCTGCTGTTCGTTGATGACAGTATCGTAAGAGGTACACAGATGAGGGAGACGGTTGAGTTCCTTTATGAAAACGGCGCTAAGGAAGTTCATATGAGATCTGCCTGTCCTCCTATAATGTACGGCTGCAAGTACCTTAACTTCTCGAGAAGCACTTCTGAGCTGGAACTCATCGCAAGGCAGATAATCGACGAGAATGAGGGTATCGAGGGTGTTAAGTACATCAGCGAATACAGCGATACCAACACCGAGAGAGGCAAGTATCTCAGAGATGAGATATGCCGCCGACTGAAGCTCACTTCACTGGAATTCCAGTCCGTAGAGGGTACAGTAAGGGCAGTAGGCAGACCCGAGTGCGGACTTTGCACATATTGCTGGAACGGCAAGGAATAA
- the purM gene encoding phosphoribosylformylglycinamidine cyclo-ligase, with amino-acid sequence MNKNSYSNSYKDAGVDVTAGYKAVELMKQYVGRTVTKGVIDGIGGFGGLFELDITGIKKPVLVSGTDGVGTKIKIAFLMDKHDTVGIDCVAMCVNDIICCGAKPQFFLDYIACGRNIPEKIASIVSGVAEGCVQAGCALVGGETAEHPGLMPEEEYDLAGFSVGVVDKDKILDPTTQKAGDVMIAIKSSGVHSNGFSLVRKVFDVNEENLAKHYDELGTTLGEALLTPTRIYVKAIMSLLDAVKVKSISHITGGGFYENIPRALPKGISAQIKRSDVQVLPIFDLIAKTGNIPERDMFNTFNMGVGMTVVVDKADADAAIAAIKAAGEDAYVLGELVDSDMGVIIC; translated from the coding sequence ATGAACAAGAACAGTTATTCAAACAGCTACAAGGATGCAGGCGTTGACGTTACTGCCGGTTACAAGGCAGTAGAACTTATGAAGCAGTACGTAGGCAGAACAGTTACCAAGGGCGTTATCGATGGTATCGGCGGTTTCGGCGGACTCTTTGAACTGGATATCACAGGCATAAAGAAGCCTGTTCTGGTATCGGGCACTGACGGCGTTGGTACTAAGATCAAGATCGCTTTCCTGATGGACAAGCATGACACCGTGGGCATCGACTGCGTTGCTATGTGTGTAAATGATATAATCTGCTGCGGCGCTAAGCCCCAGTTCTTCCTTGATTATATCGCCTGCGGAAGAAATATCCCCGAGAAGATCGCAAGCATAGTTTCAGGCGTTGCAGAGGGCTGTGTACAGGCAGGCTGCGCACTGGTAGGCGGTGAGACTGCGGAGCATCCCGGTCTTATGCCCGAGGAAGAGTACGACCTGGCAGGATTCTCTGTCGGCGTTGTTGATAAGGACAAGATACTCGACCCCACCACACAGAAGGCGGGTGATGTAATGATCGCTATAAAGTCCAGCGGTGTACATTCCAACGGTTTCTCGCTGGTAAGAAAGGTATTCGATGTTAACGAGGAAAATCTGGCTAAGCACTATGACGAGCTGGGTACAACTCTTGGCGAGGCACTGCTGACACCTACACGCATCTATGTTAAGGCTATCATGAGCCTGCTGGATGCTGTAAAGGTAAAGAGCATATCCCACATCACAGGCGGCGGATTCTACGAGAATATCCCGAGAGCACTGCCCAAGGGCATATCCGCTCAGATCAAGAGAAGCGATGTTCAGGTACTGCCTATATTCGACCTTATCGCAAAGACAGGCAATATCCCCGAGAGAGATATGTTCAATACTTTCAACATGGGCGTTGGTATGACTGTTGTTGTTGACAAGGCTGACGCTGATGCGGCTATCGCTGCTATCAAGGCCGCAGGCGAGGATGCTTATGTTCTCGGCGAGCTGGTAGATAGCGACATGGGCGTTATCATCTGCTGA
- a CDS encoding GNAT family N-acetyltransferase: MFKNYFDKLLTQLAVDYNCTAEDFFKDSNTVVASALNEGRRLYSTKKTFLSMATVGRGTVISADESIHEFLYGFAKSKQGHQLMEHRNLAAIDRELAKYGYGLTQTHHMFLPCRDVTPQADYAVKWYYDEEIHQFYSDERFENAICEAALSTRPDRIAVVACDGDNIMGMAGCSEDAPHWMQIGIDVMPEYRSKGVGTYLVTLLKNRITEMGDIPFYGTGAGNLHSQNIALNCGFKPAWVEIEAKPIRG; encoded by the coding sequence ATGTTTAAAAACTATTTCGATAAGCTTCTCACCCAGCTGGCTGTTGATTATAACTGCACTGCTGAGGACTTTTTCAAAGACAGCAACACTGTTGTGGCATCGGCTTTGAACGAGGGCAGAAGACTGTATTCAACGAAAAAGACATTCCTCTCAATGGCGACTGTCGGCAGAGGAACTGTCATTTCGGCTGACGAATCTATACATGAGTTTTTGTATGGATTTGCCAAAAGTAAACAGGGACATCAGCTGATGGAACACAGAAACCTTGCGGCGATAGACAGAGAACTTGCAAAGTACGGATACGGTCTTACACAGACACACCATATGTTCCTGCCCTGCCGTGATGTAACACCACAGGCAGACTATGCCGTAAAGTGGTACTATGATGAGGAGATACATCAGTTTTACAGCGATGAACGTTTTGAAAATGCCATATGCGAAGCGGCGCTTTCAACACGCCCCGACAGGATAGCGGTTGTCGCTTGCGACGGCGACAACATCATGGGCATGGCTGGTTGTTCCGAAGATGCACCTCACTGGATGCAGATAGGCATTGATGTTATGCCCGAATACCGTTCAAAGGGCGTTGGTACTTACCTTGTGACGCTTCTGAAAAACAGGATAACCGAAATGGGTGATATACCATTTTACGGAACAGGTGCGGGAAATCTCCATTCGCAGAATATCGCGCTGAACTGCGGTTTCAAGCCTGCGTGGGTGGAGATAGAAGCTAAGCCGATAAGAGGGTGA
- a CDS encoding alpha/beta fold hydrolase codes for MKTVIFGEKNSDTIILLHGGGLSWWGYREAAQILSKQYRVVLPILDGHAGSDRDFSSIEDTATEVITYIDENFGGSVKLLGGLSLGGQVALEMLAQHGDICENAVIESALVIPSKMTAALLPSSLKMSYGLIQKEWFARKQFAALKIKDELFEDYFRDTKEITLENMTAFLTANQQYELKSSVKDTSARVYVFAGGKEMKSVKRSAEMINKAVKGSSIEVLDGMYHGEFSMRYAERYADKIIDICGGK; via the coding sequence ATGAAGACAGTTATTTTCGGTGAGAAAAACAGCGATACTATCATCCTGCTCCACGGCGGCGGGCTCTCATGGTGGGGATACCGCGAAGCTGCGCAGATACTTTCAAAGCAGTATCGTGTGGTTCTTCCTATTTTAGACGGTCATGCAGGGAGCGACAGGGACTTTTCTTCGATAGAAGACACCGCGACGGAAGTCATTACATATATAGATGAAAATTTCGGCGGCAGTGTGAAACTTCTCGGCGGGCTGTCTCTCGGCGGACAGGTCGCACTTGAAATGCTGGCACAGCACGGGGATATCTGCGAAAATGCAGTGATAGAGAGCGCACTTGTTATACCCTCAAAGATGACAGCGGCGCTTTTGCCCTCATCACTGAAAATGAGTTACGGGCTGATTCAAAAAGAGTGGTTCGCGAGGAAACAGTTCGCGGCACTGAAGATAAAGGACGAACTGTTTGAGGATTATTTCCGCGACACCAAGGAGATAACTCTTGAAAATATGACAGCTTTTCTCACGGCAAATCAGCAGTATGAACTGAAAAGCTCTGTGAAAGATACTTCTGCGCGAGTGTATGTTTTTGCAGGCGGAAAAGAAATGAAGTCGGTAAAACGATCGGCTGAGATGATAAACAAAGCCGTTAAGGGCAGCAGCATCGAGGTGCTTGACGGAATGTATCACGGAGAGTTCTCCATGAGATACGCGGAGAGATATGCCGATAAGATAATTGATATCTGCGGAGGAAAATGA
- a CDS encoding DUF5680 domain-containing protein — translation MLDKLNDKVIGFLIRAKKATYAGKGAESASSRPKSHDLKYSEDGLTYIDTYLGGERFAGEEALWCDGEPFWSMNYVGRVTGENFSGDFLKEALLRVPADKPFRGPARYEDGGYVYECEVSGDTCWFYGHEIISLNGVQIYECLFHGGSIK, via the coding sequence ATGTTGGACAAACTTAACGATAAGGTTATCGGATTTCTGATAAGGGCGAAGAAAGCCACTTATGCGGGCAAGGGCGCGGAAAGCGCAAGCAGCCGTCCGAAATCCCATGATTTGAAGTACAGCGAGGACGGGCTTACCTACATAGATACTTATCTCGGCGGCGAGAGATTTGCGGGCGAGGAAGCTTTATGGTGTGACGGCGAACCATTCTGGTCGATGAATTATGTCGGCAGAGTGACAGGTGAGAATTTCAGCGGAGATTTTCTGAAAGAGGCACTGTTAAGAGTTCCTGCTGATAAGCCATTCAGAGGACCTGCGCGTTATGAAGACGGCGGATATGTATACGAATGCGAGGTAAGCGGTGATACCTGCTGGTTTTATGGGCATGAGATAATATCGTTGAATGGTGTGCAGATATATGAATGTCTGTTCCACGGCGGAAGCATAAAGTAA